The window AAAGACAATATAAAACCACCCCTAAAATAGAGTGAAACACGGAGTAATACCAAATTACCAACAGAAAAGGTTCAAATTTAGTTGTACAGCTTGTATTTGTCTCCGGTGACCGGTCAAAGAGTAAAGGAGCTGTATCTTCCGTTAAAACACGAGATTCTAGTAGACGAGATCCTGCAAAAGGATATTCTGCCACCACTTTCCCTGAATTTGTTGATTGCTAACTTAAACTTCACCTGTTTTCTTAGGTCCAAAGGCAAATGAATCTGACATTAAAACTAATTTGTGCCACTAGTCTTGGACCTAGCAACAATTACACCCTCCCTCCCAATTTGTTTGGTAGCATTTGACTGGACAcatattttaagaaagaaatgaagactttcgacacataagctaaatacacaTCCAGTACCAAAAGTACCTTTCCGATTGGTCCATATATCATGTCAATTCCTACAAAAGCATAGCATTGAAAGCAAAATGGTAACATAAAGATCATGAAGTTTCTAAATAGAGGAAGGTGCCAATTGTTTTGCGAGCCAAAGAAAGGGAAGAGTGCCAATGAATTGGGACAGAGGGAGCACATGAAAGTGTCTTCATAAGAATGGTAATTTATTGCTCCCAGGGCTTTGATTCAATGTTAAGGATGCACAGCATGGGGATGTGTGGATTGGAGCGCACGTTACAATTTTGAACCCTACCATTAAAATGAAAGCTCGAATTTCTGTGGGAGCCGATTAGAGGGACGGGTCCATACTCCCTAAGTTTCGAACTTGTGGGCAAACCGGGTTGCGCTAGCTACCTCACAGCAGATTTCTTGGTTATCAacccaaaagaaaaggaaagaaaagaaggaatGACGATCTTGAGGTACGAATCTCACCGGATCCTTAAACTGTTTGTTCACTTCTTCAATAATTTCTTTCATGCCTTCAAGCTTGCCAAGGATAGCAGCCTCCCCAAATTCTTCATCAACACCCAATAGGCGAGTCATCTGCAATAGACAAACTTTAGTAAATTTCTCTGTTTTCCTTTCTTGCAAACAGCATCAACCTTGAACTTAAAATTAGCAGCTTAGCGGGGGATTTTTATAGGGAAAAAAAATATGGAAAATGGACTTTTGGGCTGTGTCCGTGGTTAGGTGGGTAATTTTATTTCGAGGGGTGATTACCTGACTCAGCACACCTCCGAATCTACTCTTCAAACTCATCACTTTGGCAAGCCCTTTCTCTAGAGTCGATGGGAATTGTAATAGCCGAAGAGTATGCCCTGTTGGGGCTGTATCAAACACTATTACCGAGTAGTCCATGGTTTGCACCAATCTGGAAAGAAACGAATGGAAAAAAGTTATAGCCCAATTTGATTAACAAGCCAGCAGTGTTAACCTACTGATAAACAAATATATCGGCCTCCAGACAAATGTAAGAAAGTAGTCACATTTAAGCACTACGGATGTACCATAGAAAATGAACTTCGAACCAAAAGGGTTAGAAGGATCTCAACAAATTAATGAATCAGATGTTCAGGAAAAAGAATAGTCATGATGATCACTTTCAGTTGAAATAACATCCCTTGTCCAATTTCGTTTATATCTAGTGATGTGTCAATTAGAGGGGTCGTTAACTAGTGCAGTTTGATACCTCCTTAAGCGTCATCGTCTAGTGGAATCACTCTTGTCCTTCTTTCAAATTCAAGACTGGCTCTTTACATATGTGATGGAGGGCACATGTTATGGATCCAGATCCACAGACACCCTATCGGGTTGTCGGGGTTACCGTTAAATTATGAAGTGCATTGAGATAGCTGTCCCCTATTCCTCTTCTAGTGGGTCTAGTATGGTGATGATAGGGGCCCTTTTAATACAGGATAGGTCTCTTGGATTAAACGGATCAGGCCAACTAGGTCTATATACTTTTTTGATAAGTAACTAGGCCTAAATACTAAAAGACAGTTTTTTATGTCATCCAGAGTAGGAAGCTTTTTCTAGGATCTCCTAAAGTAGAGCAGTATTGAGTCCTCTATTTACCACATAACAAAACAGATCTTCATCCATGGATGTATAAACAACTATTGAAGGTTGGTTTAATATCTTGTTCTCCTGATAAGCAAGTGAAGGGCAATTTGATCCGAGGATACCAAGAAACCATGAACAACAAAATACGTTCTTTGTGTATTCGTGTAGTGAATCTTCCAAAACCTAGACTCATTGATTTTTGGATCACTTGTAGCTCTTCCGGCACTTTATATAgttttactataatatatctccCATAAACAAAAAGCCTAAATAAAGGCCATGCTGTGGCAACTAAATTACTGCTCAATGTACATTCAAGTCCATCAACTAGATAAGATACTGTAAATTGGCTCAATCTTTTCATCCAGTGTTTAGGGGATACGATACATCCAAAGAGCCTTTCATACAGTGCAATATACTAATTTCACATCATTATCCTCCTAATTCCATGCTACCATAATTGCATAGTGTCAAATGAGGCTTAACGCAAGAATAAATCTTTATCACTTtcaaataaatttggggttcatAAAACATTTATCCCCAAGAAAGTTAACAATCATGGTATTTATTACAAAGGGATACCAATTACTTTAGCATCTCCGCAAAACTCATAGCTTCATCGATCCCAGGGATTGCGTTTGTCAAATCAGACAAAAAGTCGTCCATACCATCTGAAGTGACTGAGTCTTCTTTCTCCACAGTTGGATCAATTTCCTAAATAACGCAAGTTCAATCAAAAAATCAAGACCAGCAACAGCATATTAGGTTAAAAAAGAAATTGACCATACATTCAAACTGCCAGGAAGTTGTCATAAATTATCCAGTAAAGGTCACTCCTTGAATTCAATACACCCCAATATAAACACGAGACTTAAGCTTGGTAAAGCTGAGTACTATTACTTAATACAAAAGGGCCTAAAATCAATTCCAGCAAACGTCTCCTCCACACCCACTAAAttaacaacccccccccccccccacacacacacacacaaaaacaaacaaacaaaaaaaggagTTCGGAGTATTAAAGTTCTAACCTTTGTTTTTGTCTCAATTCAAAATGAATTTTCCTTAAATTTCTCAATTCATGCATGAAGGAAAGACACAATTTTTGTTACTAAGCAAAACTATAACAAAATTGTAGTACCTGTTTCATTCCCTAAACAATAAAGGTGGCATTTTTTTTCTGTAACAACTATTAACCCACAATACCAAGAGCACCAAATTCACAAGTGATACACAATTAATTAATTCCAAGAAGAAGCAAACAAGATccaaataaaaatttgagctttaAAGGAAAAGgggtgtaaaaaaaaaaagaaagaagaagaatacCATGGCATACAAATTGGAGAAGCCATTGACAAGGGTAGGAGACTTGGTAAAGCGTTGTTGGAAGGCATCACTGAGATTGTGAGCAGGGTCAGTAGATATAATGAGAACTGAGGATCTGACCTGAGAAAGAAGGATACCAAGAATTGAACTACATGTAGTTTTGCCAACCCCACCTTTACCCCCTACAAATACCCACTTCAGTGTATCTTGCTCTAGCACGTTTTGCACTGTGGCTTCCGGTAAATCTTGATTATTATTGGAAGCCATGAATATAGTCAGACTTggattttggtatttttgtttTCCTCTACCTAGTTATTGTGGAGACTTGTACAAAACCCAGAAGACTAGGGAGAGAAAATTTATGGTTGATTATTTGTTTGAGACAGACGTAAGGGATCTGGCCGCCTCGTCCCCCACAGTCTTTGAGGCATAAATTAAGTAACAAAATTTTATAGGTTAATGTAGAGATTTTCACAATTAAATCTAATTTATGTAGGTTGtaacatttttaataaaaacaaTTTAATTTTCAAGTTATTAGTTCTCGTGAAGTGATGGAAAACATTCAATGTAAtcgaaaggagaaaaaaagattTGTCCTTCTATACAACTACTCATTTATGTTTAACTTCAGAATGaatactttctttttattttgctaTAACAATTATTTACCCTATATGTGAAGATTAGCCAATTACAATAagttgtttttttatatatattattacaataatcatgattttttttataaatacttatagttgactttttaatccccgtttggccataaattttgcgaaattttttctaattttttttggcaaatatatatacatgtttgtttatagattttttattttggcaaatttctAAATGCCAAAACCAGCTCAAGAGTTATTTTTGGCTCAAAATATTACCGTTTGGTTtgtaaaataatttcaaaaattaccctaaactttatattttataaaaaaagaagCTCATTTTCTGTTATTATGACTCAACTAATCCATATCTACCCACTTTTCCCTCATTAAACTCACGCGGCTTTGCCCATCTCTATAAACAGGAGAAAACCTTCGCCAAAATTATTGTGCCAATCTAATCCAACGCAAAGATaaaatttgaaggtaatttaCTAAAATCTGCTAATGTTTGTATAAATTTTCTTAAGATTTATTTCGCctattttgtataaattttctTCGGAGTTGTTGggtatttttgtttttaaaacttgtgggtataagtcacatttcatgttttttcttttaaaaaaaaagtgaaatatattttgaaaaaattacgtccatttttcatcttcaaattaaacttcactcaaattaaaatttttaaaataaatttgagaATCTATGACCAAACAATAGCTCAATAATTTGAACAGTCTCCGAGTATACAAACTAAAACCAAAAGTAATGCATAGGCAAATTGCAATGAATTGTCTAGCATCCAAATTAACAGAGCTCGAACGATATTTATCAGATACAAGAAGAACTATATACTGTGTACCATCTTAAATTTGAATCTCCTAAGTATTGACTACTCTCTTTGTGAAAATTCTTAACACATGGACTTGTGAGATTTCCTACCTTAGTGTGCTGCTCTTTCTTACCAAACAAGGGCATTGGAATTGGATGACTGGCATACTCCCTCCATCTCATATTATTAGTCGTGGTTATTAAAAATAATTGTCTCAAATTTGTCATTTCAGAagtttaaaacaaaattaatttttttttcttttttacctttaGTAATAATTATCCTTAAAGACTACAAACACCTCAATTATGGATAACTTTGTTCAAATACCAATAAATCAATCTTATTTTTTTAAACACTTTATAATGTTTACACAAATACAGTCAATAAACACCGGAATCCTAACAACTTCCACCATTGTATTATAAAATCTATTCTTAAGCCAAAATTCTGCTACTACGATAATGAAAGAATGTGGTTGATTATGAATTTGATTTAAACAAATTTGATTTGAATGTCGAAGATTCAATTAAAAGAGTGTGACACAATTTTGATTTGAATGTAGCTGATTATGAATTTGATTTAAACAAATTTCCAGATGAAGAGATGAGGCATTCAAGGACGAAGAATTACAACGAGCGTTCCAGACcatgttaaattttttattaatgaATCTCTTTTAGTTGGATATAGCAATGTATCTCTTTTAATTCTTCTCTAGCATTAAGCCGTTACTACGATGAGGAACGAATATGAATATGTTcaatctctctctctatatattgtcacaacccggaattttcaccctcgggagtcgtgatggcgcctactcgtagaagctaggcaagccacgaacttagaaatctttaGCTCTTCtgtgttattcttttttttttataactcaTTTTAACAAGTGATAAACACCTACATGacagcggaatatgagatttaagcggaagtcttaaataaaaataaaactaaaatgtttcgaaagtcaacacatgcctctacccaaaaactggtgtcacaatatccatGGACTACTAGGAGTACtacatacaacagtttgaaggaaaaataacattgtttgtctcggatacatgagataacagaacataataaaagatagaggagacgccgggcttgcggacgcctgcaaggctacctcggtgtctcggtggactgaaggctggctcccctactGCTACTAATCAAGTgccgctccggtatctgcacagaatg of the Nicotiana tabacum cultivar K326 chromosome 7, ASM71507v2, whole genome shotgun sequence genome contains:
- the LOC107826790 gene encoding ATPase GET3A encodes the protein MASNNNQDLPEATVQNVLEQDTLKWVFVGGKGGVGKTTCSSILGILLSQVRSSVLIISTDPAHNLSDAFQQRFTKSPTLVNGFSNLYAMEIDPTVEKEDSVTSDGMDDFLSDLTNAIPGIDEAMSFAEMLKLVQTMDYSVIVFDTAPTGHTLRLLQFPSTLEKGLAKVMSLKSRFGGVLSQMTRLLGVDEEFGEAAILGKLEGMKEIIEEVNKQFKDPDLTTFVCVCIPEFLSLYETERLVQELAKFEIDTHNIIINQVIFDEEVVESKLLKARMRMQQKYLDQFYMLYDDFNITKLPLLPQEVCGVEALKGFSHHFITPYKPSLARGSVEELENRVASLKEQLKDAEAELEKVRKGKQKV